TCAACCATATAGATTGAATGATACACTGACCAAAATATACCATACAGTACAACTGCAGTAATGTTACGCTGATCTTGACTCCAACCGAACTGGATCAGATATAGAACCGATACTTCTGGAATATAGCCATATTAACAATGGAAAGATAGACGTTTAAATTGCTATTGTTACCAGAACTATTACTATCCAGCTAAAAGCTGTTTAATGTGCAATACAACCAGTCAACATTGAACAACAACCAAAAGATACCTcatcaccatcaacaaaacTTGGCCAAGTGGAAATTACAGAAAGTGAATTAACCGAAgatcacgaatgtgacctatagaattagactatttaccggatgtgTTATAACAtaagtaacacgacgggtgccacatttggagcaaaatctgcttacccttctggagcacatAAGATCAACCccggtttttggtggggttcgtgttgcttagtctttatttttctatgttatgtcttgtgtactattatttgtctgtttgtctttttatgttaACCATGGGCTTGTTTATTTTCAgtctatgaatttgactgtctcACTTGTATTGTTCGCCCCTCTTCTAGTATATGTAGGCATTGTTCAATGTTTATTTCAGTCTTATTGTAAATTGAGAATGtgttttagtatgttataaatcatatatgagaatttgagtcaaatctgTGAACATGATTTTGACAGCTAGTGTCGCTTTTAATAAAGAATGGTTCACTATCActctttttaaaagttgaataaaataacatctttatgtttatttcaaacttcatttatcaaatatatacatcAAGCTAAACAGAAATAGAATTGCTAATTAAGATGATCACTATGAGTATGAGAATCTTGGGTTTATTTACTgctagttttgtttttgtttatttgtatgtaaTGGATTATTTTCTATCTTCACAATTACttatgttattttgtatttgctgTATAGTTTTCCATAATAATGACAGTTATAGTACATTGAgaacatgaaatataaaaaagaagatgtggtatgattgctaatgagacaactatccactatccacaaaagaccaaaatgacacaaacattaacaatcataggtcaccgtacggcattcaacaatgagcaaagcccataccgcatataatcagctataaaaggccccgataagacaatgtaaaacaattcaaaggagaaaactaatggccttatttatttaaaaaaatgaaagcacATTTTTATAGCAGACATCAGACATTGTATACAAAATGTGTTTGGGAGGGTTTCAATCCAGAAACATGATTTATCACAACTTAAAATCACATAACTTCgttcattcaaaaataaaattcttatcaTTATATTCATTCATGCTTCAGATCTAGACTTATTCATATTGTGTCCTGCTATTTTACAACAAAGATGGTTGAAGACACCAATATACCATTATAAATGAAGGATACAAAAGTTTCCCATACATGCCATAGATCCTTGATCATTCCAAGGATTTCAGCAAAACACAAAAGCAGTCATACCTTTTGTTATATGTCACTACAGCACACCTTTAGCTGTTAGATAACCTAATGTCAACCCAACTGAGATTAGGTCTCATGAGGGAAGTGTTCCCAAATCACAACTACTaataagaatttaacacaatgAGTGTTAACAGACAACTTAAATGTACATATTGACTGTAGGTTACAGAATGTACACACATTAAACTTGTTCTTATACATATGTAATTGTTGATGTGACCCTCAAATAATCTACAAATACAAAATGCATGAAACTTTTATATACCTACGTGCTGTAAGACCTTAATATCTTTCACTTACAAAAGTCTGTTCTCTAAATAATGTTCATGATGTATTCCAATTAGACATAAACATGGAAAAAGTTGGggcttttatcatgtttatcttatataattctaataaatctttaaatagTAAATACAGGAGTTTATTCCAAACAATATTTCCATAtggttttaaaaatgttgtattacatcaaaaatattatcataaattttGTTACAACAAAAAACTACTCGcagttttcattaaagaaatggtcataacaataaaatataaatataaaatccgaataaatcaaatatatgtttaatcacaatgacatacatgtatttctaaaaacattaacaaaacaTCAATGCCGAAAGACGGCTTCAGCAGAATTGGTAGATTGGCACATTTGAGGAATTACCTAAAACTTTATATGGACATGCTTAGCAAATATATCTGAAATCTGATGTTTTCAATCTTTGGCATTGCAggatagaaaaacaaaatcaacacaATATCCATATCATTAATTCATATGACACTATTATcagtgttatataaaaaaatatcactcCACATGGGAAAAGATAAATAGCCACAGCATAGGAGAAAAAAGTAATtcatattagaaaaaatatcttaaatacaAATCATCTTCAATAAGATGTAAAATTAGTGAAGTATCTTCAACAGTGATGACTGTGAGGTATAACAATTAttgcattttgatttgatgGACTTATgtgaaattatgaaaaatataaaatatgttctacctggcttattcatgttattcatATAAACTTTCCAGTGGGTTTCAGAAACTTTGATTCTAAATcctttattgaaataaatatcagGGAAAATTGGTCATACCCTAAAATAGTAACCTTCAAAAAATATAACCATGACTACATGAAGaagaaaatgtacatgtttaaaaattatcaaatgcaGTACTGACCAATgaatataaactagaggctctaaagagcctgtgtcgctcaccttggtctatgtgcatattaaacaaaggacacaaatggattcatgacaaaattgtattttggtgatggtgatgtgtttgaagttcttactttactgaacgttcttgcttcttacaattatatctataatgaaccttgcccattagtaacagagaaaaatatttggtaaaaatttacataaatttaccgaattaatgaaaattgttaaaaattgactataaagggcaataacgccttaaggggtcaattgaccatttaggtcatgttgacttatttgtagatcttactttgctgaacattattgctgtttacagtttatctctatctataatagtattcaagataataaccaaaaacggcaaaatttctttaaaaattaccaattggagggcagcaggccaacaaccgattgtccaattcatctgaaaatttcagggcagatagatcttgacctgataaacatttttatccatgtcatatttcctcaaaatgcattggtttttgagttataagccaaaaactgcattttacccctatgttctatttttagcggtggcggccatcttggttggttgaccaggtcacgccacacattttttaaactagataccccaaagatgattgtggccaagtttggattaatttggcccagtagtttcagaggagaagatttttgtaaaagattactttaatttacgaaaaatggttaaaaattgactataaagggcaacaactcctaaacgggtcaactgaccattttggtcatgttgacttatttgtagatcttactttgctgaacattattgctttttacagtttatctctatctaaaataatattcaagataataaccaaaaacaacaaaatttccttaaaattaccaattcaggggcagcaacctaacaaaggaatgtcagattcatctgaaaatttcagggcagatagatcttaacctgattaacaatattacccccatgtcagatttgccctaaatgctttggtttttgagttataagccaaaaactgcattttacccctatgttctatttatagccatggtggccatcttggttagttggcggggtcaccggacacactttttaaactagataccccaatgatgattgtggccaagtttggttaaatttggcctagtagtttcagaggagaagatttttgtaaaagttaacgccggacgaccacgacggacgacgccggacgccaagtgatgagaaaagctcacttggccctttgggccaggtgagctaaaaagccaatatctttataagtatcaaaataaactaaaataagcTCTGTATTCATGTTTGGAAGGTTTTTCGTTTGCAACTGCTACAATTTCAGTGCCACTAGCAttaattttcaatgaaattcCCCCATCTTTAGATAGCTTTTTTGCAAGGTCAATTCTTAATACCCCTATCATTTTACATTCAGATTCAGTTGTGTATTTTGGGTCTGTTACCTCTGTTGCAAAGAATTCAAAATGAACACATTTGTGTTCGTCTACAACAGGGTAGTAAGTGTGTTCTGGTTCAAAATTTCCAATTTCTACCACTTGTCCTTTTGTCACATGAATATCGAAAATATCATCTATCAGTTTGCCATGGCTAGGACGCTTAGATACATCATCAACCCCATCTATATAGTTTCTTTGCATTGCTACTCCGTATGTATATCTAGAAACTCGTGAGGTAATTATTTCTGGTTCAAATCCATACAATACAGCTCCTTTCAGAACAGCTAGTCCAGGGTCTCTTGGAACAATAACATCTATTTCAGGTCCAAGTTTTTCTTTAATAGCATCTATCAAAACAGAAGATTCAGAAAATCCCCCAACTGCCAATAATGTCTGCACATCTGAAAGTTCTTCTTTGCGGAAAAGTCTTTCGAGTTCATCAGTAACATTCACAATTGAATAATCAAAGAAAGTTCGGAACAGTGAGTGATCGATCCTGAGTTTGTCTGATAcaattttgatctttttattgAAGTTTGTTTGGGGTATAACATCCTTTAATGTATCCTCAGTAATTTCTTCATATTTGGTGAGCCAAACAAGTGGAAGTCTCACTGTGACTTTTTTAGTGTCTTCCGTAAAATTGGTTTTGGCATGCTCAAAATTATGCATAAGTTCATAATATTCTACCGGGTGATTCTCTTTAACAGCGTTTATGACATCTCCACCTAGCAATCGAACTAAGAACTTGTAAAACTCTCCGTTGACTGTGATTCCACCCCAATGTCCCCCACATGCTTGATGTATCTCTTTAACGGAATTTGGTCCTGTAACTTCATGAACAGTAATGTCTGTTGTTCCACCTAAAATGAAGTGAAGAGTGGAAAAACGCTCAGGAATATATGTTAATAGATACTATCCTCAATCTTGAACAATCACATTTTCATTTAAGTTAACCATGGTCAAATCctaattaaattaataaaagtatttgttttaaagttccagaacataaaaaacatgtgaaatagTCTGAAGTTGGTGGGATGACAACcacattaaaccaaatgtatAATCTGATCAGTGAACTGtaaagtttttgtaaaaaaaactgatttcatattatatatattcaaatgatcacaacataatttacatttaatatcTTCATTCTGATTCATTATTGAGAATCTGTGACCactgaaaaaactgtcaaatctaattactgtaaattaaaaaattattgtgtgtataatttatttactgtgattttgatattttagactAAACACGAATcctgtttaatatatatatttaaaattttcaaatacaagtttaagtaattacaaatgtaaccctgttgcatttttcacaacaataaaaacattgcaataatttctgaattaacagtaagagattgaaaaacttttatgaaagaaaatcaCTTCTGAAATTATCAATGAGAGTATTTATTAATGCGAACTTGATTCTGTtgcatttttcatattaaaattaaaacatttcaataatttctgaattaacagaaCTTAATGGGCAAACACGAATTGactgttttgaatgttttttgtaccatatgataaagtaacaactacaaaaggtaacaaataaaatttgtattgaaaaaaaaatgtttattttttttctgaaatttttataccctcgagcctccttaaatgtatatatagaataatgagtagtttcgtttttgatactgactatatcatgtggaatatctagacgagccTGTTAGGGCGAGTtgagatattccacatgatatagtcagtatcaaaaacgaaactacgtattattctgtttattggtaattatgacgtcacacaatgtattgcctaatattttcagtgatacagccagtacgttgatactcgaaaatattaGTCAGTAAGATCATagggaaaatatacgaattaccgATAAACATGAATCATATCCTATTTATACTAACCTCCTTGATCAAAGACTACGTATTTGTCACCTTTTTGCATTCCGGCAATGGCTTTTTTACCATCTGTCTGTGTTTGTATGCCAACAGGCTGTCGTCTGCAATGTATAGATGCAGCTTCAGGTTCCAGTGCCAAGGTCAACTGATCATTGGAAATGTTTacctacagaaaaaataaaaaagtaatatgTGGAGAATGTGTACATAAGACAGCTACCCCAAACAATAAAAGACTGTTAACAGACACTTATCTGACCTGTGTAACCTTAtcacaaatttttatattttgagtcAAGGTCAACAATCAGTCCTCAATAATGGATAAATGTTCACAAAATATGTCATGctattttttcatcaaaaatttaaaacaaaaatatggacATCGGATgacttaaaatgaaatatttcacaTAAGTTTTATTTACAAAGGACATACATCCTGTAAAATATACTTGATGTATCTGATTATAACTGTATACAGTTCTGACAAGAAATGTAGGCCTGTGAAACAGTTACAATGCATTTgtcaacataaataaattttaaagagaTATAAGTACTCTTAAAATAATATTGGGGCTAATTTTCAAACACATCTGAGATATTACTGATATAAacctttttatttaagaattgaatgcttctttttgtaaatttattggggtgtaaaagcgttgaccgaagtacattttgtatgaagcgcggaagcgcttcattctaaaaatgtacgcacggtcaacgcttttacaaccctataaagttacaaaaagaagcattcaatacttataattacattttttagactttttttagctaggatcatgaaaacaagatttttatcaagttttatctaattcacctgtgcactttattgtgagACCTCGTGTCATCGggaatgataaatgttattgtctaatgcaattgcttacggaataacatgtggtgtgcagttagccaatcagaataacgtattatagtgaaacatacatctaatgtaattatataaatataaattttataaaatcatataaagaATTTAATGTCTAAGAGAGCTTATAATTTTCCAtagaatttaaaattcaatgggagataactcatgtATTTTAACTATTTGATTTTGCACTGATATCTGAACTAATCCAAGACAATTGgatatgaatttataaaaatttggtGTTAATTGTAGTTAAAAGTGCTAATATAgactagaccgttggttttcctgtttgaatggttttacactagtaattttgggccctttatagcttgttgatCCGTGTGatccaaggctctgtgttgaaggccgtacattgacctttaattgGGTTCTTCCTTTTACCTTTTCAGCAGCATCTCGCATGAACTGTTTTGCCTTCAGATCCCAGATAGCTGGAACAGTAAGCACCCAGTGAATGTCATCATTTGAGAAAGCCTTGGCGCCATGACCCTTAAGTAATTCATTCATAATTAATCCCTGGAAATAACCAATAACAGCTGCAAACACATCAACTGCTCTCATCTTCTTGTCACCATCATTTACATCAATGGATTCCTTCAGCCATGTATCTTTGGTTAATTCAtcctaaaacaaataaatttatttcaaatctatgatgtatttacatgtattcATATTGCTGgtataacaaatattcaaaaatacacatatacaaTGTAGATGCTCTGAAACATGAACAGTGGTAACATAACTGATTTAATACTCTTCAACATTTTGCCatgattagaaaaaatatatactgtaaaccaatttTATAGTGTGACAGTCGAGGATACTATATTTCGTGTTCAGCCCGCTCTGTGAAAATTTGTGGTGATCTAGTTTTGCGATTTTAAAATTCACTTGATGTTGATTGATAAGGACATGAAGGGAAAATCcatgatttaaatatttgaaacaattaataattgcaaaatttcctgTCAGGGCCTTTTGAGGttgactatacagtatgggtgtatctcattgttgaagaagTAAAGTGGTCTTTAGTATAAATGCTTCTTCCACTTCATGATAAATCtagtggcaatcataccacatctcctcatTTTGATAGTAGTGTTTCAACAGAAACTAATAAAGATGATGTTTTGTGCTTGGATATAAAGGCGATTTCtttctgaatatgcatgaaatatttgccactgaacaataagcaaccaacaattatTCAGtctaacataataaaaaaaacaggcaCTGACACATAAGAATTTCGAGATAAATGGAACAACAAAGTTTCCTAAATTGAACTACAAATTTATTACTTAATTCTACCaattaaatttgtgattttacaagTTTCTACCAACCTTCTCTTTGTACAGCATCATCTTAAAGTGTTCAAAATAATACCACTGAGAAAAATCAACTTTGTCAGGATTTTCTTGGTAAAAAGATTGAGCATCATATCCAAAGCTATGGAATGACAAATTTGGTTTAAACAGCACACATGTTGGGGCTTTGTAGTTCATCCACCCACCAGCCTTCCATGTCGGACACTGAATTTTTggttgatcccttttatttgTGAGATAGTCCTCATAGTCATGTCTGGTACAATAGGCAAACCCAGAATATGTTGTCCCAAAATCTATGGCAGCAACTACCAGTTTGTCAtgttttatctgaaaaattagaaaaataaatatgtgatCACTCTCTAGTGACTATTGAAATAAGGCATTcacagaaaatatacaaaaatatattcttcTTTCTTCTGAaggtaagggacgacatcaaaagatcgatgtaggataaaaaacttaaatcaaatagtttgagGTTGGGGGTCAACATTGCTGCATGTTTTGTTAATCCAAAATCGactttacatatatccatatagGTAAATCAATTTCTCCCaacaaattaagttaagaaagggggggggggggcagggggggggggggttcagtGAAAAAACTGTGAATAAAGTTATTTaccctacattgaacttttgatgtcgttcCTAAACAGACCTCAATAAAAagcaaacatatattttcagaaataaaaaaaatgtagtttatttTAATCCTaacatacatgttatatttgccactgaacattaaACACCAATTCAGCAATATTTAAAATGAGGGTATTGGGAACAAAAGTCTGTTCCCTTAGTTATAGACAGGTACAGGTACTGAGTTCACACATTAACTGccttaaaatatatgaatttgtcAGTAGACATGGTAGAATGAAAATCTGACGAACAAAACAAGTAATTTGAAAGTGAAATTTGAAATTCTGATCTTCTAGAGTCAGCTACATTGCATATTTACAAGGAATGATTTAACTTCCTTATCTGACCCAGAATTCAACAAACTTAAAACACTTACGGCATCCATGGCCACTGTCTATGAATGGAAGGGTTTCGATCTACCTGAAATGATAAACACGATAAGTCTGATAAAAATGATAAGCCTGATAAACATGATAAGTCTGATAAAAATCTTCCtgaaataataaacatgataagtCTGATAAAAATCTTCCTGAAATGATAAACATGA
This Mytilus trossulus isolate FHL-02 chromosome 14, PNRI_Mtr1.1.1.hap1, whole genome shotgun sequence DNA region includes the following protein-coding sequences:
- the LOC134698135 gene encoding heat shock 70 kDa protein 12A-like, translated to MDAIKHDKLVVAAIDFGTTYSGFAYCTRHDYEDYLTNKRDQPKIQCPTWKAGGWMNYKAPTCVLFKPNLSFHSFGYDAQSFYQENPDKVDFSQWYYFEHFKMMLYKEKDELTKDTWLKESIDVNDGDKKMRAVDVFAAVIGYFQGLIMNELLKGHGAKAFSNDDIHWVLTVPAIWDLKAKQFMRDAAEKVNISNDQLTLALEPEAASIHCRRQPVGIQTQTDGKKAIAGMQKGDKYVVFDQGGGTTDITVHEVTGPNSVKEIHQACGGHWGGITVNGEFYKFLVRLLGGDVINAVKENHPVEYYELMHNFEHAKTNFTEDTKKVTVRLPLVWLTKYEEITEDTLKDVIPQTNFNKKIKIVSDKLRIDHSLFRTFFDYSIVNVTDELERLFRKEELSDVQTLLAVGGFSESSVLIDAIKEKLGPEIDVIVPRDPGLAVLKGAVLYGFEPEIITSRVSRYTYGVAMQRNYIDGVDDVSKRPSHGKLIDDIFDIHVTKGQVVEIGNFEPEHTYYPVVDEHKCVHFEFFATEVTDPKYTTESECKMIGVLRIDLAKKLSKDGGISLKINASGTEIVAVANEKPSKHEYRAYFSLF